ACTCGTAAAAAGTGTAAGAGGGGCTTATGGCGGCTATATGTTGACGCGCCACCCGAAAGAGATTTCAGCAGGAGACGTTATCCGCGTGCTCGAGGGGCCGATTCAACCGGTTGAAGGCATCGAGGACGAGAAGCAACCCCAGCGTGAACTATGGGGGCGCATCCGCGACGCCGTGAAAAACGTTTTGGACACGACAACGATCGAAGACTTGGCGCAAACAGAAGAAGGCGACACCGAACATTATATGTTCTATATATAAGGAGTTAATGAATCATGAAACAAATTTATTTGGACCATGCGGCGACATCGCCGATGCATCCTGAAGCGGCGAAAGTGTTTACCGAAGCTTTAAGTGAGCATTATGGAAACCCATCAAGCATCCACCAAGCAGGACGCGATGCGCGGCGCATTTTAGATGAAGCACGGCGAACGCTCGCCAAAAGCATTCAAGCAGATGATACCGAAATCATTTTTACATCCGGCGGCACAGAGGCGGATAATTTGGCGATTTTTGGAACAGCAAGCGCCAAAGAAGGGCGCCATATCATCACCACACAAGCCGAACATCACGCCGTACTTCATGCTTGTAATGAGTTGGAGAGACAAGGCTACGAAGTGACGTATTTACCGGTCGATAAAATGGGCCGCATCAAGACAGATGACGTGAAACAAGCGCTTCGGGATGATACGATTCTCGTGACCGTCATGCTTGCCAATAATGAAATCGGCACCATTCAGCCGGTCGCAGAAATCGGAGAGCTGTTAAAAGGCACCGGTATCACGTTCCATACCGACGCAGTACAGGCTTACGGCTTGTTGCCGATTGACGTGGATGCGTTGAATGTCGATTTATTATCGGTTTCTGCGCATAAAGTAAACGGCCCAAAAGGTACGGGGTTTTTATATCAGCGCAAAAACACTCCACTCAAACCGTTGATGCATGGCGGTGAGCAGGAACGCAAACGCCGCGCCGGCACAGAAAACGTTCCGGCAATCCAAGCGTTTGCAAGTGCGGTGAAAATCGCACAGGAAACGATGGAAGAGAAAAGGCAGGCATTTAACGGTTTCAAGGAGATTTTTCGGGCTGAGTTCCAGGAACACGGCATTGACTTTAAAGAAAATGGCACCGATCAATTGCCGCATATTTTCAATGTCTCCTTGGAAGGCATCGATATTGAATCATTTTTGGTCAATTTGGACCTATCCGGTATTTCGGCATCGAGTGGTTCTGCGTGTACAGCCGGTTCAATCGACCCGTCGCACGTACTGGTCGCGATGTATGGACATGACGCAAAAGAACTGCGCAATTCGATTCGTTTCAGTTTCGGTATCGGCCTGACCGCAGAGGATATTACACAAGCGGCCGGAAAAACGGCTCAAATCACGAAGCGCCTGGCGCAAAAATAGAAAAGGTGAATAAAAATGCAAACAAAAGCTCCACAAGATACGCGTGTAGTCGTCGGCATGTCCGGAGGGGTCGACTCTTCGGTTGCCGCTTATTTATTGAAACAGCAAGGCTATGATGTGATTGGCATCTTCATGAAAAACTGGGACGACACCGACGAAAATGGTGTCTGCACAGCAACGGAAGATTACGAAGACGTCATTCGCGTCTGCAACCAAATCGGCATCCCGTATTACGCGGTCAATTTCGAAAAGCAGTATTGGGATAAAGTGTTTACGTATTTCCTCGAGGAATACAAAGCGGGACGCACGCCAAATCCAGATGTCATGTGTAATAAAGAAATTAAATTCAAGGCATTCCTGGAACACGCACTAAGCCTGGGTGCAGATTACCTTGCAACGGGCCATTATGCACGCGTAGAAACAGACGACCAAGGTATCACACATATGTTACGCGGTATCGACAACAATAAAGACCAAACGTATTTCCTTAATCAGCTCAATCAAGAGCAATTGGCGAAAGTCATGTTCCCACTTGGGGCGATTGAGAAAAAAGAAGTGCGTGAAATCGCACTTGAAGCTGGTCTTGCCACGGCAACGAAAAAAGATTCAACGGGTATTTGCTTTATCGGCGAACGCAATTTCAAAGAATTCTTAAGCCAGTATCTTCCGGCTCAACCCGGTTCGATGGAAACTTTGGATGGCGTCAAAAAAGGATCGCACGACGGTTTGATGTATTACACAATCGGCCAACGCCAAGGACTTGGCATCGGCGGAGCGGGCGACCCGTGGTTTGTTATCGGAAAAGGTTTGGAGAAAAATGTCCTCTACGTTGGGCAAAACATTCACCACGATGCTTTGTTTTCCGATAGCTTGACGGCTGTCAACTTGAGCTTCACAACCGGCGACGCGCCTGCTGAATCGTTCCAATGCACAGCAAAATTTCGCTACCGCCAGCAAGATGTTGGCGTCACAGTCGACATGAAAGACGGCGAAGCGGTTGTCACATTCGATGAGCCAGTCCGCGCCATTACACCCGGCCAAGCAGTCGTCTTTTATGACGGCGATAAATGCCTAGGCGGCGGCACGATTGACCGCGTCTTCAAAAACGGTTCACAACTGGACTATGTAGGATGATGGAGGAATCGGCGATGAATTATAACGAAATTGGCATCAAAGCCTTGCAAGAAGGCAGAGCAGAAGATGCCATTCAAGCATTTACGAATGCCATTGAAGAGCAGCCAGAAGACGCACTCGGCTATATCAATTTCGGGCATGTCTTAGCTTCAATGAACGAAACAGAGCGTGCGGAACGGTTTTTTCAGAAAGCCTTGACGCTTGATGAAACCTCCGCTACGGCGTATTACGGCTTGGCGAATCTCTATTACAACGCAGAACGTTATGAAGAAGCGTTAAAGCTCTATGAAAAAGCAATTCATCATGGCATCGAAGGTTCGGATGCCCATTATATGGTCGGCAAATGCTTTGAGCGCATCGACCAGCCAAAGCTTGCTTTGCCTTATTTGCAGCGTGCCGTTGAACTGGACCCAACTGACTTGCAGGCGCGTCTGAGCTATGGCATCGCATTGGCCTCGCTTGAATTTTTTGATATGGCTGAAGAACAGTTTGTTCAAGCGCTTGAGATTGATGTGGATAACTCAGATGTCCATTACAACTTAGGTGTTTTGTATGCCGTCTCGAGCGATCGTACAGAAGATGCCATGTATCATTTACAGCGTGCATACACATTAGATGACAAAAACGAAATGGCGCGTTACGCCTACGATATGATTAACGAACGATTGAATTGAAGAAATGAAAGAGAGGAGACGGCCGCATGTCCGGACAGATTGATTTATTCCAAAAAGAAAGTGAATTTGTGCTGGGGCGTCCGGTCGTCTCGATTTTTCACAATCCCCAAAACCTCTTCTCCATCATTAAAGTGAAAATCCAGCAAACCAACACCCCCTATACCGAAAAGGAAATTATCGTCTCCGGTTATTTCCCGAAGCTATCGCTTGAAGAACAATACAAGTTTACCGGGAGCGTCAAAAACCATCCGAAATACGGCGTACAGTTCCAGGCAGAAACCTTCAAGAAAGAAGTGCCTGAAACCGAACAAGGCGTTGTCCATTATTTATCGAGCGATTTGTTCAACGGCATCGGTCGCAAAACGGCTGAGACCATCGTCAAGAAACTCGGCAGCGACGCCATTAAAAAAATTCTAGAAGACCCGGATGCACTTGACGGTGTCCCGCGTCTTTCGGATGAAAAAAAAGATACCATCCGCTCGACTTTGCAGATGAATTTAGGACTTGAGCGCGTCATGATCCAATTAAACGATTGGGGATTCGGCCCGCAAATCGGTATGAGAATATATCAAGCTTACCGTGAAGAAACGATCGACATTCTTTCGAAAAACCCATTTCAGCTGATCGAGGAAATCGAAGGCATCGGCTTTCACCGTGCGGACGAACTCGGCTCAAAGCTTGGCATCACCGGCAGCCACCCCGATCGTATTAAAGCGGCCATTCTCCATGTGTTGAATCAGGCGTCGCTATCGGAAGGGCATGTCTTTGTCGATGCGAAGAATTTAATCCCGCTCGTCAAGCAATTGCTTGAAGCGAGCCAATCAGCGGACATTCCAATCGACTCGATTACACAAGCAGCTATCGAACTGAATGAGGAAGGCAAAGTGGCGGGGGAAGAAACCCGCCTTTATTTGCCGTCATTGTATTATTCGGAAGTCGGCATCGCAACCAAGCTCGAGACCTTGATTGCCGAGCAGGAAACGCGCGATGGCTTTCCATCTTCTGAAATCCGCAAAGCGCTTGGCGACGCTGAAGAGCGGCTTGGCGTCAATTATGCAGAGACGCAAATCGATGCTATTGAAAAAAGTTTGAATTCCAGCGTCATGATTCTCACCGGCGGGCCAGGGACAGGCAAGACGACGGTCGTTCGCGGCTTGGTCGAAGTCTATGCCGAACTGCATGGCTTGTCGCTTGATCCGAAAGAATATGGCAAGAAAAAAGAGCCATTCCCGATCATTTTGGCAGCTCCGACAGGGCGTGCGGCGAAACGGCTCAGCGAATCAACCGATTTGCCGGCGATGACGATTCACCGCTTGCTTGGCTTTAACGGCCAGGAAAAAGATGAAGAAACCGAAAAAGAAATTGAAGGCAAATTGATCATCATTGATGAAATGTCGATGGTCGACACTTGGCTTGCCCATCAATTATTAAAAGCGGTGCCTGTCGACGCCCAGCTGATTTTTGTTGGCGACCAGGATCAATTGCCGCCAGTCGGCCCCGGACAAGTGCTGCGCGATATGCTTGCATCCGGCCGCATCCCGAAAGTCGAGCTGACGGAAATTTACCGCCAAAGTTCGGGTTCGTCCATCATTGAACTCGCACACCAAATGAAAGCCGGGAAACTGCCGGATAATATCGAAGCAAAAACCTCCGACCGTTCGTTCATCCGTGCCGGGGCAGACCAAATTTCGACAGTTGTTGAAAAAGTCGTCAAGAGTGCTTTGTCAAAAGGCCATACGATCAAAGACATTCAAGTGCTTGCGCCAATGTATAAAGGGCCAGCAGGCATCGATGCGCTTAACCAAATGATCCAGCAGATGGTCAACCCGAATGACGACGGTTCCCGCAAAGAGCTGGCATTTGGTGACATCACTTACCGTATCAACGACAAAGTGTTGCAGTTAGTGAACCAGCCTGAGAGCAATGTCTTTAACGGGGATATGGGCGAAGTAGTCGCCATCATGAAAGCGAAAGAAACGGTGGAAAAGCAGGATTTGCTTGTCGTGTCATTTGACGGCATCGAAGTAACGTACCAGCGCAGTGATTTAAACCAGCTGACGCTCGCTTATTGCTGTTCGATTCATAAAGCACAAGGCTCGGAATTCCCGACAGTCATCATGCCGGTCGTCCGCGGTTATATGAAGATGCTGCGCCGCAATTTGCTCTACACCGGCATCACAAGAAGCCGGGATTTCCTCATTCTTTGCGGCGACCCGGGCGTGTTCCGATATGGCGTCGAGCGTACAGACGATTCGAGCCGCTTGACGACGCTGGCAGATAGACTGGGAATCGCAGAGGCCCCAGCAGCAACAGCGACAACAGCGACAGAGAATCCGGCGCAAACAAAAACCGAACAAACGATTTCCGAAACACAAGCCGACGAGCCAAAAAGCCTGACACAGCAAAATGCCCACCGCATCCATCCGATGATCGGCATGGAAGGCATCACGCCGCGCGACTTTCAAGGAGCGTGAGTGTGCTTGACAAGGCCATCAGGGTTTTCTATAATTCAATTTATAACAGAAAGACAACACTTAGACGGAGACAGTAAATAGAATCCGGCTGCTTAGAAAAAGGCTCCCTTGGCTGAAAGGGCCTTCTGCCGCATCTATTGAACGCTACTCCCGAGTGCAGCTAATCACTGCCGTCCCGCCGCGTTAAGGCGCTTGAGAGACACACGGCCCAGGCCTTGTGTAACCAGGGTGGTACCGCGAATCAAGCCTTCGTCCCTTTTTATTAGGGGATGAAGGCTTTTTATTATGCAAAAGGAGGAATTTTGATGAAGAATTTGAAAGCTGAAGAAATCCGTAAGCTCTATCTCGATTTTTTTAAAGAAAAAGGACATGACGTAGAACCGGGCGCGCCACTCGTGCCGTTTGAAGACCCGTCTTTATTGTGGATCAACAGTGGCGTCGCGACGTTAAAAAAATATTTTGATGGCCGCGTTATTCCGAAAAATCCACGAATCGTCAACGCGCAAAAATCAATCCGCACAAACGATATCGAAAACGTCGGGAAGACGGCGCGACATCATACATTTTTCGAAATGCTCGGCAACTTCTCGATTGGGGAATATTTCAAAACAGAGGCTATTCACTGGGCGTGGGAATTTCTCACGGACGACAAATGGATCGGCTTTGATGCAGAGAAATTGTCTGTGACCATCCATCCGGAAGACGAAGAAGCTTACGCTATTTGGCTGAATGAAGTCGGCGTGCCAGCTGAACGCATCATTCGATTGGAAGGGAATTTCTGGGATATTGGGGAAGGCCCAAGTGGACCAAACTCGGAAATTTTTTACGACCGCGGTGAGTTCTACGGAAACGATTCGGAAGACCCAGAATTATATCCAGGCGGCGAAAACGACCGTTATTTGGAAATCTGGAACTTGGTGTTTTCCCAGTTCAACCATAATGCGGATCACACGTACACGCCGCTGCCAAAACAGAACATTGATACTGGAATGGGTCTCGAGCGCATGGCTTCAGTCGTTCAGGACGTGCCGACCAATTACGATACAGATCTATTTGTACCAATTATTGAGAAGACCGCAGAAATTTCAGGGAAATCCTATGGCGACAGCCAAGAGCAAGATATGGCCTTCAAAGTGATTGCCGATCATGTTCGCACCGTCGCGTTTGCGATTGGAGACGGCGCATTGCCGTCAAACGAAGGCCGAGGCTACGTGCTGCGCCGCTTGCTGCGCCGTGCTGTTCGCTATTCGAAGAAACTTGGCATCGAAAAACCGTTCATGTACCAATTAGTGCCGGTTGTTGGGGAAATCATGCAGAGCTTCTATCCTGAAGTGAAAGACAAGGAAGATTTCATTGTCCGTGTCATGAAGCTTGAAGAAGAGCGCTTCCTTGAAACTTTGCACGACGGTTTGGAAATTTTATCTACCGTGATCCAAAAGCAAAAACAACAAGGCCATAGCGAAATTCCGGGTGAAGATGTTTTCCGTTTATATGACACGTACGGCTTT
This is a stretch of genomic DNA from Planococcus maritimus. It encodes these proteins:
- a CDS encoding ATP-dependent RecD-like DNA helicase; this encodes MSGQIDLFQKESEFVLGRPVVSIFHNPQNLFSIIKVKIQQTNTPYTEKEIIVSGYFPKLSLEEQYKFTGSVKNHPKYGVQFQAETFKKEVPETEQGVVHYLSSDLFNGIGRKTAETIVKKLGSDAIKKILEDPDALDGVPRLSDEKKDTIRSTLQMNLGLERVMIQLNDWGFGPQIGMRIYQAYREETIDILSKNPFQLIEEIEGIGFHRADELGSKLGITGSHPDRIKAAILHVLNQASLSEGHVFVDAKNLIPLVKQLLEASQSADIPIDSITQAAIELNEEGKVAGEETRLYLPSLYYSEVGIATKLETLIAEQETRDGFPSSEIRKALGDAEERLGVNYAETQIDAIEKSLNSSVMILTGGPGTGKTTVVRGLVEVYAELHGLSLDPKEYGKKKEPFPIILAAPTGRAAKRLSESTDLPAMTIHRLLGFNGQEKDEETEKEIEGKLIIIDEMSMVDTWLAHQLLKAVPVDAQLIFVGDQDQLPPVGPGQVLRDMLASGRIPKVELTEIYRQSSGSSIIELAHQMKAGKLPDNIEAKTSDRSFIRAGADQISTVVEKVVKSALSKGHTIKDIQVLAPMYKGPAGIDALNQMIQQMVNPNDDGSRKELAFGDITYRINDKVLQLVNQPESNVFNGDMGEVVAIMKAKETVEKQDLLVVSFDGIEVTYQRSDLNQLTLAYCCSIHKAQGSEFPTVIMPVVRGYMKMLRRNLLYTGITRSRDFLILCGDPGVFRYGVERTDDSSRLTTLADRLGIAEAPAATATTATENPAQTKTEQTISETQADEPKSLTQQNAHRIHPMIGMEGITPRDFQGA
- the mnmA gene encoding tRNA 2-thiouridine(34) synthase MnmA, producing MQTKAPQDTRVVVGMSGGVDSSVAAYLLKQQGYDVIGIFMKNWDDTDENGVCTATEDYEDVIRVCNQIGIPYYAVNFEKQYWDKVFTYFLEEYKAGRTPNPDVMCNKEIKFKAFLEHALSLGADYLATGHYARVETDDQGITHMLRGIDNNKDQTYFLNQLNQEQLAKVMFPLGAIEKKEVREIALEAGLATATKKDSTGICFIGERNFKEFLSQYLPAQPGSMETLDGVKKGSHDGLMYYTIGQRQGLGIGGAGDPWFVIGKGLEKNVLYVGQNIHHDALFSDSLTAVNLSFTTGDAPAESFQCTAKFRYRQQDVGVTVDMKDGEAVVTFDEPVRAITPGQAVVFYDGDKCLGGGTIDRVFKNGSQLDYVG
- a CDS encoding cysteine desulfurase family protein, with amino-acid sequence MKQIYLDHAATSPMHPEAAKVFTEALSEHYGNPSSIHQAGRDARRILDEARRTLAKSIQADDTEIIFTSGGTEADNLAIFGTASAKEGRHIITTQAEHHAVLHACNELERQGYEVTYLPVDKMGRIKTDDVKQALRDDTILVTVMLANNEIGTIQPVAEIGELLKGTGITFHTDAVQAYGLLPIDVDALNVDLLSVSAHKVNGPKGTGFLYQRKNTPLKPLMHGGEQERKRRAGTENVPAIQAFASAVKIAQETMEEKRQAFNGFKEIFRAEFQEHGIDFKENGTDQLPHIFNVSLEGIDIESFLVNLDLSGISASSGSACTAGSIDPSHVLVAMYGHDAKELRNSIRFSFGIGLTAEDITQAAGKTAQITKRLAQK
- the cymR gene encoding cysteine metabolism transcriptional regulator CymR, with the translated sequence MKISTKGRYGLTIMIALGKQYGAGPVPLRKIAADNELSEAYLEQLVAPLRNSGLVKSVRGAYGGYMLTRHPKEISAGDVIRVLEGPIQPVEGIEDEKQPQRELWGRIRDAVKNVLDTTTIEDLAQTEEGDTEHYMFYI
- a CDS encoding tetratricopeptide repeat protein, whose product is MNYNEIGIKALQEGRAEDAIQAFTNAIEEQPEDALGYINFGHVLASMNETERAERFFQKALTLDETSATAYYGLANLYYNAERYEEALKLYEKAIHHGIEGSDAHYMVGKCFERIDQPKLALPYLQRAVELDPTDLQARLSYGIALASLEFFDMAEEQFVQALEIDVDNSDVHYNLGVLYAVSSDRTEDAMYHLQRAYTLDDKNEMARYAYDMINERLN